tttgaaaaagaacaaactCAGGCCTCTAGGTGAGGTTAAAATTATTTGATTTCCTATATCATTATGCATAAATAATTTTCTGTCATATAAAAATTATCTCTGAATTCAATTAACTGGATTTacagttttattctttgtttatcTGAATAACTTTTCATGGCTCCACTTTGAGAGACCTTTGcttcaaaggttcagtgtgtaggatttagtgacatctagtggtgaagttgtatgttgcagctgaatacccctcacctcaccctacTCTTcccaaaaatgaaagagaacctgtggtagcgtCAGTTGTCACAAAAATTCAAAaagcgtttagtttgtccagtttcggctattgtaaaaaacatggcagcctccatagagaggacccactccagatctaaatctaaattatttaagtattgtacaatttagatgattacacacttctaaaaacatcactaggattattttatattcactttctgccaatagttccctttcacttaaatcttacacactggactttcaaGAGAAAACTGTTTGTGATCGGGATTAAAATTAGGAACACGAGTACCTGACGTAGAACTCCGCACTTGGTCTTCCAGCGCTGGTGTGATTCAGAGCGACTCCCATCAGGACTGGGTCTCCGAGGCAGCTCAGAGGAACGTTCACCTGGAGACGGAAAAGACGGGATGAAGGAAGTGAGGATTCATTGTCAATGTACACAACAGCcatgtcattattttattttttttctgttgaatgAAATATCAATTAGACATTGATAAACAAGTAAACAGTAAATTATTGAGAGCGTATGCAGACAAACCCACTTCGTCTCTGATCTCAGCGCAAACCGACGCAAACAGCTCAGAGACGACGGCCTCCGGCCTCTGCTGCATCGTGACCATACTGACCACCTCCCCCGCTGTCTGGCCCAGACGCTCACACACCACCTGCACAGAGCAGAGGCAGTGTAATTAACGCTTCCAGCACATTAATGATATGCATTCATTTATCATTCCACCTCACCTGAGGCTCTGGGTGACCTCCGGGGATGTCCAGGAGCCCCCCCGCCTCTGCCACCCGCTGACTCCTCCTGATCAACACCACCTGTCTGTCACCTGTGCACAGGACAGCGCCCACACCCAGAGGCTGAGCCAGCAGCGCCAGAGCATCGCTGAACTCTGCACCTCCACGTTGACGGAGCTCCGCCACCCGAGACGACCAGTTGGTTCCCAGGTAGTCCTTGTAGCACGTCAGGCCGAGTCTCAGAGTGAGGAGCGGCCCAGTGTCTCGATCATCTGTGATTTTAACGGCGTGTGGAGAAAGTTCAGCTTTTCTACAAGTCGAGAAATCTTGGTCCAGTGAACTAGTCGTCTGTTGGATGGCACCCTCGACATTTTCTGTGTGATTTACAGGCCTGTTTCTTCGGTCCAAACTATTCTGAGTAACATCATGCAGAGGATCAGTGTCACACAAGCCCTTTTGTGTTTGCCTGCTCTGTGATTTGTCTTCCTGATCCTCCACGCAGTCTAAGGAGGTTACAAAAGATGAATGAGTGCAGGGTTGAGGTTTTGAGGAATCACAGGATGATGATGGACACTGAGGGGAGGCCAGGCAAAAAGAGTGCAGTCTGAATTTGGCCCCGTTGAAAAGCCACGGCTCCTTGGACACGCGCTCAGTCCACAGCTCCTCTATGTGGCGCTCTAGAGCTGCATCGGTCCGCCTGTTATATCTggggagaggaaagaggaagtcAACAAAACATTGTCACTACAAGTACATGCCTTCAACTGACAACTGTATCATGCATATACGTTTTGCAGATCCCCACACTTCAGTGTAACTACCTAAAGTGGTGGgatgtacttaagtacatttttcatgtatctgcaCTTAACTCGCTCACTGTAGTATTCTTTATATTATCAACAATCATCAATATAATAGTCTGTATCTAACAAAATATACACTAGGCACAGTTAATGATGTAGTAGACTGCATTAGGGAATAGACTACACTTGACAAGTACtgttacttttaatactttatgtttctttaaaagcaagaactttctttttctcaagtagaaaagttaatgtgtaATTTTTGAGTACTTCTCCAGCTCTGAGCACATGTACACAACACAATGGGTCAATAGGTTGCACTTCTTTTTGTCCCTTCAGTATCTACCCCACAGGTTTGTTACATCACCAGCAGATACGAGTCCTCGCTTTACGTCCCTACCTTTCCGAGAGCTCCACTCGTACTTGAGACTCCAGCAGCCCGCTCCAGTCAGCACAGTGCAGCAGCACCGACACGTCAGGGTCCATCATCCCTCACTCTGGATCATCATCCAAGTGTTCGCTTATCTTTTCACTCACAGCATTGCAGTTCTGTCACATCCCCTCTGGATGTTCTCTTATGAAAATCACACACAGGAAATCTAAGAATTGATTTTAATCAACTAAACATGCATCAAGCAGAATCTGTAAAAATATGATGATTGGAACTGTGTTTGTCAGTTAAGCATTAACAACCATGACTTATTCACATATTTACACAACATGCGTACATGCATGCAAGTAATAGTTTTTCAATGGCACAGCTGCCAGAAGTAGAGACAAGCACAAACTAGCCTAGGGAAAAAAGTGACTAATGAAattaagaatttaaatattAGATAAGAATAAATATCCCACTCCTCGTGAAAGGAGCTGGACACATAGCATTTTGATAAATATGTCATGGACACAAAGACATTTGCTCTGCTGTATTTATTAAtctatgtttctgtgtttgactgtgtttgatgtggatttcctttcttatttgttttgcaCAGTATGTTCCAGGTTGTGTAGAtagaggcagaaagaaagaaattaaaagctgcagtgaTAAAAACCCTCCACTGGACATTTCAACCCGAAGAGCAGCAGCCGCAGGATAACGTGGTTTACTCTTTCTTTAGTGGACACGGTCACAACATGGGACTGAGTCTAAACTTTCCACTCACCCTGAAGCTGCGCACGAGATGAAGATCACAGCTTCTCATGTGAAAGTGTCCCCACAGGTTATTGGAGTGTAAAGTTATGACGGTACCGTGAATCTGTGTTAATGTGATGAATCCACATAAATGAACATGAGAGGTTTTCTTACCTTCTTCTTTACAAACATCCGCAAACATCCAAGTACTTTCTTCCTCTATTTTTGACAGATTGTACAATGGGCGCATTATCACCACCTAGTGACTAATAGACGTAACTGTGGGCAAGGAGGTAGTACACAGATCACATACTCAAATAAAAGTAATCCCACGATaaaatactccattacaagtACATGTCGAGTACTGACATCTTCGCTGGGTTACAGTACTTTAATGTAATGAGAAGAGAATATACTGGAAGTATACTTCATCTTCAAATGTATATTTACCTGACACAGCATTTTATTATGTCATAGTTACTAATGAATGACTGTGAAAGC
This window of the Paralichthys olivaceus isolate ysfri-2021 chromosome 9, ASM2471397v2, whole genome shotgun sequence genome carries:
- the nudt22 gene encoding uridine diphosphate glucose pyrophosphatase NUDT22, with the protein product MMDPDVSVLLHCADWSGLLESQVRVELSERYNRRTDAALERHIEELWTERVSKEPWLFNGAKFRLHSFCLASPQCPSSSCDSSKPQPCTHSSFVTSLDCVEDQEDKSQSRQTQKGLCDTDPLHDVTQNSLDRRNRPVNHTENVEGAIQQTTSSLDQDFSTCRKAELSPHAVKITDDRDTGPLLTLRLGLTCYKDYLGTNWSSRVAELRQRGGAEFSDALALLAQPLGVGAVLCTGDRQVVLIRRSQRVAEAGGLLDIPGGHPEPQVVCERLGQTAGEVVSMVTMQQRPEAVVSELFASVCAEIRDEVNVPLSCLGDPVLMGVALNHTSAGRPSAEFYVRCSLTSDEVRKLYWKGGAEAHESTDIVFLSRTEVLQLDGSSPLWSELCPSAKGAVLLYRTVEPDRE